The following proteins are co-located in the Deltaproteobacteria bacterium genome:
- the der gene encoding ribosome biogenesis GTPase Der, protein MSRPVVAIVGRPNVGKSTLFNRIVGKHLAIVEDVPGVTRDRHYADAEWDGFNFTVVDTGGFLPETDDKLLQQVRDQARLAIDEASAVILVVDAMAGLSGADQEVGSLLRKSGKPVFVAANKIDGARREEESGYAEIYRLGLKYVMPTSAEHGRGVADLLDEVVKTLQKLPAEEKVDETACRVAIIGRPNVGKSTLVNAIVGEERVVANPLAGTTRDSVDTPFEFGGMKYVLTDTAGIRRKKSIAQKVEHFSVLRAFKSLDGCDVAVLMMDATQPAVDQDAKIAGLALEKGKALILCINKWDLVEKDPGAAERYRAAIKRELAFVSFAPVIFTSAATGAKVEKVLEVAHELWNQFQDKVPTPKLNQFLKHATDAHPAPLDHGKPIKLYYIAQVGTRPPSFSITVNRPKSVPEHYQRYLINQLRDAFGFKVPLKLLFKERPGHGQPRHRAR, encoded by the coding sequence ATGAGCCGCCCGGTCGTGGCCATCGTGGGCCGGCCCAACGTGGGCAAGAGCACGCTCTTCAACCGCATCGTCGGCAAGCACCTCGCGATCGTGGAGGACGTGCCCGGCGTGACGCGCGATCGCCACTACGCCGACGCCGAGTGGGACGGCTTCAACTTCACCGTCGTCGACACCGGCGGCTTCCTGCCCGAGACCGACGACAAGCTCCTGCAGCAAGTGCGCGACCAGGCGCGGCTGGCGATCGATGAAGCGAGTGCGGTGATCCTCGTGGTCGATGCCATGGCCGGGCTCTCCGGCGCAGATCAGGAAGTCGGCAGCCTTCTGCGCAAGAGCGGCAAGCCGGTGTTCGTCGCGGCCAACAAGATCGACGGCGCACGGCGCGAAGAAGAGAGCGGCTACGCGGAGATCTATCGGCTCGGCTTGAAGTACGTGATGCCCACCAGCGCGGAGCACGGGCGCGGCGTGGCGGATCTGCTCGACGAGGTGGTGAAGACGCTGCAGAAGCTGCCGGCCGAAGAGAAGGTCGACGAGACCGCGTGCCGGGTGGCGATCATCGGCCGACCCAACGTGGGCAAGAGCACGCTCGTGAACGCCATCGTCGGCGAGGAGCGCGTGGTCGCGAACCCGCTCGCCGGCACCACGCGCGACTCCGTGGACACGCCGTTCGAGTTTGGTGGCATGAAGTACGTGCTCACGGATACGGCGGGCATCCGTCGCAAGAAGTCGATCGCGCAGAAGGTGGAGCACTTCAGCGTGCTGCGCGCGTTCAAGTCGCTCGATGGCTGCGACGTCGCCGTGCTGATGATGGACGCCACCCAGCCCGCCGTCGATCAGGACGCGAAGATCGCCGGGCTCGCGCTCGAAAAGGGCAAGGCGCTGATCCTGTGCATCAACAAGTGGGATCTCGTCGAGAAGGATCCCGGCGCGGCCGAGCGCTATCGCGCGGCGATCAAGCGCGAGCTGGCGTTCGTGTCGTTCGCGCCGGTGATCTTCACGAGCGCGGCCACGGGCGCGAAGGTGGAGAAGGTGCTCGAGGTCGCGCACGAGCTCTGGAACCAGTTCCAGGACAAGGTTCCCACGCCGAAGCTCAACCAGTTCTTGAAGCACGCCACCGACGCGCACCCGGCGCCGCTCGATCACGGCAAGCCCATCAAGCTCTATTACATCGCGCAGGTGGGCACGCGGCCACCGAGCTTCTCCATCACCGTGAACCGGCCGAAGTCGGTGCCGGAGCACTACCAGCGCTACTTGATCAACCAGCTCCGCGACGCGTTCGGCTTCAAGGTGCCGCTGAAGCTGCTCTTCAAGGAGCGTCCGGGGCACGGGCAGCCGCGACACCGCGCGCGGTAA